From Acidipropionibacterium acidipropionici, one genomic window encodes:
- a CDS encoding IS256 family transposase — translation MTAAHIVDPARVLDQALGQASPDLLRSLLATMINMLLSADADQVAGAEYGRPDPDRLVQRNGYRHRDLDTRVGTVDVAIPKLRQGSYFPEWLLERRKRAESAMITVVADAYLAGVSTRRMDKLVKQLGIDSLSKSQVSRMAADLDAQVEAFRHRPLGEAGPFTFVAADALTMKVREAGRVINAVVLTATGVNADGHREVLGLQVATAETGPAWNTFFADLVARGLSGVRLVTSDAHAGLREAIAANLPGAAWQRCRTHYAANLMSVCPKSLWPAVRAMLHSVYDQPSPAAVDAQFDRLLDYVEAKLPQVHAHLDAARADLLAFTSFPVDVWRQIWSNNPQERLNKEIRRRTDAVGIFPNREAVIRLVGAVLAEQTDEWAEGWRYLGLEVLERSRGTHNPDGPDQTHLEGADPIPPELAA, via the coding sequence ATGACCGCTGCCCATATTGTCGACCCTGCCCGGGTCCTGGACCAAGCCCTGGGCCAGGCCTCCCCGGACCTGTTGCGCTCACTGCTGGCCACGATGATCAACATGCTGCTGTCGGCCGATGCCGACCAGGTCGCCGGCGCGGAGTACGGCCGCCCCGATCCCGACCGCCTCGTCCAGCGCAACGGCTACCGTCACCGCGACCTGGACACCCGGGTCGGCACGGTGGATGTGGCGATCCCCAAGCTCCGCCAGGGCAGCTACTTCCCAGAGTGGCTGCTGGAGCGGCGCAAGCGCGCCGAGTCGGCGATGATCACCGTGGTCGCCGACGCCTACCTGGCCGGGGTCTCCACCCGCCGGATGGACAAGCTCGTCAAGCAGCTGGGTATCGACTCCTTGTCGAAGTCCCAGGTCTCGCGGATGGCCGCCGACCTCGACGCCCAGGTCGAGGCCTTCCGCCACAGGCCTCTGGGCGAGGCGGGCCCGTTCACGTTCGTGGCCGCTGACGCCCTGACGATGAAGGTCCGGGAGGCCGGACGGGTCATCAACGCGGTCGTGCTGACTGCGACCGGGGTCAACGCTGACGGCCACCGGGAGGTCCTGGGCCTCCAGGTCGCCACCGCTGAGACCGGGCCGGCCTGGAACACGTTCTTCGCCGATCTGGTGGCCCGGGGCCTGTCCGGGGTGCGGCTGGTCACCTCGGATGCCCATGCCGGGCTGAGGGAGGCGATCGCGGCGAACCTGCCCGGGGCGGCCTGGCAGCGGTGCCGGACCCACTACGCGGCCAATCTGATGAGCGTGTGTCCCAAGAGCCTGTGGCCGGCGGTCAGGGCCATGCTCCACTCGGTCTACGACCAGCCGTCCCCGGCCGCCGTGGATGCCCAGTTCGACCGGCTGCTGGACTATGTGGAGGCCAAGCTTCCCCAGGTCCATGCCCACCTGGACGCCGCGCGGGCCGATCTGTTGGCGTTCACGAGTTTCCCGGTCGACGTGTGGCGCCAGATCTGGTCGAACAATCCTCAGGAGCGGCTGAACAAGGAGATCCGGAGGCGTACCGATGCCGTGGGGATCTTTCCCAACAGGGAGGCCGTCATCCGGCTCGTCGGGGCCGTGCTGGCCGAGCAGACCGATGAGTGGGCCGAGGGCTGGCGCTACCTGGGCCTGGAGGTCCTGGAACGCTCACGAGGCACTCACAACCCCGACGGCCCGGACCAGACGCACCTGGAAGGAGCAGACCCCATCCCACCCGAACTGGCAGCCTGA
- a CDS encoding ABC1 kinase family protein, with translation MWWFNIVLPMIGLRRFSARGQDRRMQASARSFHDLAADLGGLMIKLGQFMSTRMDVLPAEVTVELAGLQDEAPAVPFEQVRRLAEESLGAPLTRVYESFDPAPMAAASLGQVHRARLSPVNARVAGFRDVVVKVQRPGIGEVVETDLSALRKVAHWFMRFQFISDRVDAPGLVEEFGRISRLEIDYLNEGANADRFAEESGADPRIGYPRVAWEQTTRRVLTLSDVSAVKIKDLEGIRAAGIDPAEVARELASMIFDQLFGTGFFHADPHPGNLFLTPLDPDRAQQAGQNWELTFVDFGMMGQVPPTLKGGLREAMIAIGSRDGQRLVKAMKDVDLLLPTADIGQLERLVIELFEQFGGMGLAELRHVDPSQFIRLGRQFRELMESMPFQLPQDFLLIIRTVSLLSGLCQSLDPDFNIWDAVQPYATRLIEEEGGGPTEQAAREAVGTLRVLAELPRRADHIISLVERGQLSVETPEIDRLLKRIERAIGRAISAIVFVGLLIGGILLHPVNAPLGIVLMAVSAIPLIHALFFGNGR, from the coding sequence ATGTGGTGGTTCAACATCGTCCTGCCGATGATCGGGCTGCGGAGGTTCTCCGCGCGAGGCCAGGACAGGCGGATGCAGGCCTCCGCGCGCAGCTTCCACGACCTGGCGGCCGATCTCGGCGGCCTCATGATCAAGCTCGGCCAGTTCATGTCCACCCGGATGGACGTGCTCCCCGCCGAGGTCACCGTCGAACTCGCCGGGCTCCAGGACGAGGCCCCAGCCGTCCCCTTCGAGCAGGTGCGGCGACTGGCCGAGGAGAGTCTCGGCGCGCCGCTGACACGCGTCTACGAGAGCTTCGACCCCGCCCCGATGGCCGCCGCCTCCCTGGGGCAGGTGCACCGCGCCAGGCTCTCGCCGGTCAACGCCCGGGTCGCGGGATTCCGGGATGTCGTGGTCAAGGTGCAGCGGCCCGGGATCGGCGAGGTGGTCGAGACGGACCTGTCGGCCCTGAGGAAGGTCGCCCACTGGTTCATGCGGTTCCAGTTCATCTCAGATCGGGTCGACGCGCCGGGCCTGGTCGAGGAGTTCGGCCGGATCAGCCGACTCGAGATCGACTACCTCAATGAGGGCGCCAATGCCGATCGGTTCGCCGAGGAGAGCGGGGCCGATCCGAGGATCGGCTACCCGAGGGTGGCCTGGGAGCAGACCACCCGGCGGGTGCTGACCCTCTCCGACGTCAGCGCCGTCAAGATCAAGGATCTGGAGGGTATCCGGGCTGCCGGGATCGACCCCGCCGAGGTGGCCCGGGAACTGGCGTCGATGATCTTCGACCAGCTCTTCGGCACCGGCTTCTTCCACGCCGACCCCCATCCCGGCAACCTCTTCCTCACCCCACTGGATCCCGACCGTGCCCAGCAGGCGGGGCAGAACTGGGAGCTGACCTTCGTCGACTTCGGGATGATGGGGCAGGTTCCCCCGACCCTCAAGGGCGGCCTGCGCGAGGCGATGATCGCCATCGGGTCGCGCGACGGGCAGCGTCTGGTCAAGGCCATGAAGGACGTCGACCTGCTCCTGCCCACCGCCGACATCGGGCAGCTGGAGAGGCTCGTCATCGAACTCTTCGAGCAGTTCGGCGGGATGGGCCTGGCCGAACTGCGCCACGTGGACCCGTCCCAGTTCATCCGGCTCGGGAGGCAGTTCCGGGAGCTGATGGAGTCGATGCCCTTCCAGCTGCCCCAGGACTTCCTGCTCATCATCCGGACGGTCTCGCTGCTGTCGGGGCTGTGCCAGTCGCTGGACCCGGACTTCAACATCTGGGACGCGGTGCAGCCATATGCCACCCGGCTCATCGAGGAGGAGGGCGGCGGCCCCACCGAGCAGGCGGCGAGGGAGGCCGTGGGCACACTGCGGGTGCTGGCCGAGCTGCCCCGGCGCGCCGACCACATCATCTCCCTGGTGGAGAGGGGCCAGCTGTCGGTCGAGACCCCCGAGATCGATCGTCTTCTCAAACGCATCGAGAGGGCCATCGGGAGGGCGATCTCGGCGATCGTCTTCGTCGGGCTGCTCATCGGCGGCATCCTGCTCCACCCGGTCAACGCGCCTCTGGGGATCGTGCTGATGGCGGTCTCGGCGATCCCCCTGATCCACGCCCTGTTCTTCGGCAACGGGAGGTAG
- a CDS encoding PadR family transcriptional regulator: protein MPQHPDDRAGSCHGSHHGHDRNYPPSPWDVVDAFRDLATGRAEHRPHPGPRMGRGDVRAAILELLAEEPMHGYQIIREIETRSHGVWKPSAGSVYPTLQMLADEGLVEVEESEGRKTYRLTDAGRDEASEDGGRPAPWETAAAQTAGRAVELPKAASKLAQAVGQVVRGGSPEQIDAAIKVVDDARRKLYSILAEE, encoded by the coding sequence ATGCCACAGCATCCGGACGACCGGGCGGGCTCCTGCCACGGATCCCACCACGGCCACGACCGCAACTACCCGCCGTCCCCCTGGGACGTCGTCGACGCCTTCCGCGATCTCGCCACGGGGCGCGCCGAGCACCGTCCCCATCCCGGGCCGAGGATGGGTCGCGGCGACGTCCGCGCCGCCATCCTCGAGCTGCTCGCCGAGGAGCCCATGCACGGCTACCAGATCATCCGCGAGATCGAGACCCGCAGCCACGGCGTCTGGAAGCCCAGCGCCGGATCGGTGTACCCGACCCTCCAGATGCTCGCCGACGAGGGCCTGGTCGAGGTGGAGGAGTCCGAGGGGCGTAAGACCTACCGGCTCACCGACGCCGGCCGTGACGAGGCTTCCGAGGACGGGGGGCGCCCGGCCCCCTGGGAGACCGCCGCCGCCCAGACCGCCGGTCGCGCAGTGGAACTGCCGAAGGCGGCGTCGAAGCTGGCCCAGGCCGTCGGCCAGGTGGTCCGCGGAGGCAGCCCCGAACAGATCGATGCCGCCATCAAGGTGGTCGATGACGCGCGCCGTAAGCTCTACTCGATACTTGCCGAGGAGTGA
- a CDS encoding MFS transporter — protein MSNVIDTSGQQAAPAPSGNTKFRIILSSLVGTTIEFYDFYAYATAAISVFPFLFFHSSSDTGALLASLATFGVAFVARPVGSVVFGHFGDRAGRKTTLVASLLTMGIATVLIGLLPTIYQIGLWAPVMLSIMRFCQGMGLGGEWSGASLLAGENARKGRRGFDSMWPQLGAPIGFLLANGFFLILTLTMHYDSTTAGTNHTFLVWGWRLPFLFSAVIVALGLYVRFKLEETPAFQRTKDRGEVVKAPVAEAFRTSWRQIVQGTFLMLATYTLFYLMTTWILSYAIGKTSAGFLGIGYQRFLVVQLITILAFAATIPLSGWLGDVMGRKRFLTWTTVAIMVFGCTFNLFLNPKRMGTGENANIALLIVFMLIGMALMGLTFGIQSALLPELFPTNVRYTGSAIAYNVASILGAAVAPFIATWLASSYGPGWVGVYLLAMAALTLVACFTIPETKDRDLVDFQTEAVEKTPVPETVPVS, from the coding sequence GTGAGCAATGTGATCGACACTTCCGGGCAGCAGGCGGCTCCCGCACCCTCCGGCAACACGAAATTCCGGATCATCCTGTCCTCCCTGGTGGGGACGACGATCGAGTTCTACGACTTCTACGCCTACGCGACGGCCGCCATTTCGGTGTTCCCCTTCCTCTTCTTCCACTCCAGCTCGGACACCGGCGCCCTGCTCGCCTCCCTGGCCACCTTCGGCGTCGCCTTCGTCGCCCGCCCGGTGGGCTCGGTGGTCTTCGGCCACTTCGGCGACCGCGCCGGACGCAAGACCACCCTGGTGGCCTCGCTGCTCACCATGGGCATCGCGACCGTGCTCATCGGCCTGCTGCCGACCATCTACCAGATCGGTCTGTGGGCCCCGGTGATGCTGTCGATCATGAGGTTCTGCCAGGGCATGGGCCTGGGCGGCGAGTGGTCCGGTGCCTCCCTGCTGGCCGGCGAGAACGCCCGAAAGGGCAGGCGCGGATTCGACTCGATGTGGCCCCAGCTGGGCGCCCCGATCGGCTTCCTGCTGGCCAACGGGTTCTTCCTCATCCTCACCCTGACGATGCACTACGACTCGACCACCGCAGGGACAAACCACACCTTCCTGGTGTGGGGCTGGCGGCTGCCCTTCCTCTTCTCCGCGGTGATCGTGGCCCTGGGCCTGTACGTGCGGTTCAAGCTGGAGGAGACCCCCGCCTTCCAGAGGACCAAGGACCGCGGCGAGGTGGTCAAGGCCCCGGTGGCCGAGGCCTTCCGCACCTCCTGGCGTCAGATCGTGCAGGGCACCTTCCTCATGCTGGCGACCTACACGCTGTTCTACCTGATGACCACCTGGATCCTGTCCTATGCCATCGGCAAGACCTCGGCCGGCTTCCTCGGCATCGGCTACCAGCGGTTCCTGGTGGTCCAGCTCATCACCATCCTCGCCTTCGCCGCCACCATCCCGCTGTCGGGCTGGCTGGGCGACGTGATGGGACGCAAGCGCTTCCTCACCTGGACCACCGTGGCCATCATGGTCTTCGGGTGCACCTTCAACCTCTTCCTCAACCCGAAGCGGATGGGCACCGGGGAGAATGCGAATATCGCCCTGCTGATTGTCTTCATGCTCATCGGCATGGCGCTGATGGGGCTGACCTTCGGCATCCAGTCGGCCCTGCTGCCCGAGCTCTTCCCGACCAATGTCCGCTACACCGGATCGGCGATCGCCTACAACGTAGCCTCGATCCTTGGTGCCGCGGTGGCGCCCTTCATCGCGACCTGGCTGGCCAGCAGCTACGGCCCGGGCTGGGTGGGGGTCTATCTGCTGGCGATGGCCGCCCTCACCCTGGTGGCCTGCTTCACGATCCCCGAGACCAAGGACCGCGACCTCGTCGACTTCCAGACCGAGGCCGTCGAGAAGACCCCGGTCCCCGAGACCGTGCCGGTGAGCTGA
- the treY gene encoding malto-oligosyltrehalose synthase, with protein MTSSTFSTPSSTYRLQFSADFTYDDARARLDYLAALGVSHLFCSPILQAAPGSTHGYDVVDHTRISAECGGEDAFRRLCEAAHERGIGVVVDVVPNHMAVPTPLWHNLPLWNALREGPSSPFSRWFDIDLSNSLSVLMPVLGDRIGTELANDTIHLETREVPRLGGGVERQSVVVYYDHVFPVRPGTDDLPLASLLDQQWYRLAYWKVASEELNYRRFFNVDTLAAIRVEDEEVFRITHAKLLELHGDGLIDGFRIDHPDGLANPRKYLDDLRDATGGAWVVVEKILEPAETLPDEFACAGTTGYDSLLRVDGLFNESAGLPVLGDIWERLVSTPETPAPSFSATLDRAKHEVISDMLFTEVSRLTEVAVSICSSDIMLRDHTRRQLGRAIVELLVAMDRYRAYIEPGRRPDEDEVAVITRAAERARSRLDADESDTLDLIVSLACGTVGPARDPYAQADRDEFITRFAQTCGPVMAKSKEDTAFYRYTRFTGVNEVGSDPGLVGVSPDEFHSFASGLAHDWPTTMTTMSTHDTKRSSDVRARLAGLLEFPQQWERVVAELEKRVEEARNDAVDGATANLVWQTLAGTWRLAGTAAGTEPISAERLSAYLTKAMREAKTHTTWTQVDADYETAVLDLATGCLTDPSVGELFDGFTGTAYQAARAAILGRKLVQLTMPGVPDVYQGCEVVDLSLVDPDNRRPVDLDYRDDLLARIRFGEEDPLAAIGEAQRLDAEKLLVTASALRIRRRHPEAFRGDDAVYRPVASTTGHAVAFARSVTDAGQVTSITVATRLAGVLAERGGWKDHQVVLPEGSFTDLLTGRSWEGGEVNLAELLESLPVALLVAD; from the coding sequence GTGACGTCCTCCACATTCAGCACACCGTCCAGCACCTACCGACTGCAGTTCAGCGCGGACTTCACCTACGACGACGCGCGAGCCCGGCTGGACTACCTCGCCGCCCTGGGCGTCTCCCACCTGTTCTGCTCCCCGATCCTGCAGGCCGCCCCCGGATCGACCCACGGCTACGACGTCGTCGACCACACCCGCATCTCGGCGGAGTGCGGCGGCGAGGACGCCTTCCGTCGTCTCTGCGAGGCCGCACACGAGCGCGGGATCGGTGTGGTGGTCGACGTCGTGCCCAATCACATGGCCGTGCCCACCCCGCTGTGGCACAACCTGCCACTGTGGAACGCCCTGCGGGAGGGACCCTCCTCCCCCTTCTCACGATGGTTCGACATCGACCTGTCGAACTCCCTGTCGGTCCTCATGCCGGTGCTGGGCGATCGGATCGGCACCGAGCTGGCCAATGACACCATCCACCTGGAGACCCGCGAGGTGCCGCGGCTGGGAGGAGGGGTCGAGAGGCAGTCGGTGGTGGTCTACTACGACCACGTCTTCCCGGTCCGGCCCGGCACCGACGACCTTCCGCTGGCCTCCCTGCTCGACCAGCAGTGGTACCGGCTGGCCTACTGGAAGGTGGCCAGCGAGGAGTTGAACTACCGGCGCTTCTTCAACGTCGACACTCTGGCCGCGATCCGGGTGGAGGACGAGGAGGTCTTCCGGATCACCCACGCGAAGCTCCTGGAGCTGCACGGCGACGGGCTCATCGACGGCTTCCGGATCGATCATCCCGACGGCCTGGCGAATCCGCGCAAGTACCTCGACGACCTGCGCGACGCCACCGGCGGGGCCTGGGTGGTGGTCGAGAAGATCCTCGAGCCCGCCGAGACCCTCCCCGACGAGTTCGCCTGCGCCGGGACCACCGGCTACGACTCCCTGCTGCGCGTCGACGGGCTGTTCAACGAGTCCGCCGGCCTGCCGGTGCTCGGCGACATCTGGGAGCGCCTCGTCAGCACCCCCGAGACCCCCGCGCCGTCCTTCTCGGCCACCCTGGACCGGGCGAAGCACGAAGTGATCAGCGACATGCTGTTCACCGAGGTGAGCCGGCTGACGGAGGTGGCGGTCTCGATCTGCTCCTCCGACATCATGCTGCGCGATCACACCAGGCGTCAGCTGGGACGGGCGATCGTCGAACTGCTGGTGGCCATGGACCGCTACCGCGCCTACATCGAGCCGGGCCGCCGGCCCGACGAGGACGAGGTGGCCGTCATCACCCGGGCCGCGGAGAGGGCGCGGTCGCGACTGGACGCCGATGAGTCCGACACCCTCGATCTCATCGTGTCGCTGGCCTGCGGCACCGTCGGGCCGGCCCGCGACCCCTACGCCCAGGCCGACCGCGACGAGTTCATCACCCGGTTCGCCCAGACCTGCGGCCCGGTGATGGCCAAGTCGAAGGAGGACACCGCCTTCTACCGCTACACGCGGTTCACCGGCGTCAACGAGGTGGGGTCGGACCCGGGTCTGGTGGGCGTCTCCCCCGACGAGTTCCACAGTTTCGCCTCCGGGCTGGCCCACGACTGGCCCACCACCATGACGACGATGAGCACCCACGACACCAAGCGCTCCTCTGATGTGCGGGCCCGCCTGGCCGGTCTCCTGGAATTCCCACAGCAGTGGGAGCGGGTCGTCGCCGAGCTCGAGAAGCGCGTCGAGGAGGCCCGCAACGATGCGGTGGACGGGGCGACGGCCAATCTGGTGTGGCAGACCCTGGCGGGCACCTGGCGTCTGGCGGGTACCGCGGCCGGCACCGAGCCGATCAGCGCCGAGCGGCTTTCGGCCTACCTCACCAAGGCGATGCGGGAGGCCAAGACGCACACCACCTGGACGCAGGTGGACGCCGACTACGAGACGGCGGTGCTGGATCTGGCGACCGGCTGTCTGACCGATCCGTCGGTGGGCGAGCTGTTCGACGGGTTCACCGGCACCGCCTATCAGGCCGCCCGGGCGGCGATCCTGGGCCGCAAGTTGGTGCAGCTCACGATGCCGGGGGTGCCCGACGTCTACCAGGGCTGCGAGGTCGTGGACCTGTCCCTGGTCGATCCCGACAACCGCCGCCCGGTCGATCTGGACTACCGCGACGATCTGCTCGCCCGGATCCGGTTCGGCGAGGAGGATCCGCTGGCCGCGATCGGGGAGGCGCAGAGGCTGGACGCCGAGAAGCTGCTGGTGACGGCGTCGGCACTGAGGATTCGACGCCGGCACCCCGAGGCCTTCCGCGGGGATGACGCCGTCTACCGGCCGGTGGCCTCGACCACCGGCCACGCGGTGGCCTTCGCCCGCTCGGTGACCGATGCGGGGCAGGTGACGTCGATCACCGTGGCGACCCGGCTGGCGGGGGTGCTGGCCGAGCGGGGAGGCTGGAAGGACCACCAGGTGGTGCTGCCCGAGGGCTCGTTCACCGATCTGCTGACCGGCAGGAGCTGGGAGGGCGGCGAGGTGAACCTGGCCGAGCTGCTGGAGTCGCTTCCGGTGGCCCTTCTCGTGGCGGACTGA
- a CDS encoding type II toxin-antitoxin system HicA family toxin → MVSRFLIDKGWRRVRTRGSHEVWESPDGRVKVTVVAHDGIVSAGVVRQIRAHFPDDSEADGWR, encoded by the coding sequence GTGGTGTCGCGGTTCCTGATCGACAAGGGATGGAGACGTGTCAGGACGCGTGGCAGCCATGAGGTGTGGGAGTCGCCCGACGGGCGGGTCAAAGTGACGGTTGTGGCTCATGACGGAATCGTGTCGGCCGGTGTGGTGCGGCAGATCCGGGCGCACTTCCCTGATGACAGCGAAGCAGACGGATGGAGGTAG
- the treZ gene encoding malto-oligosyltrehalose trehalohydrolase, with the protein MTPRDYGQISVWAPKPSRVDVILDGERIPLTSDGDWWTLDRQARPGQRYWFSLDGADPRPDPRSLLQPEGVHGPSEVFDPTATPRAPWPGMDLRGRVLYELHVGAFTEQGTFDAAIGHLDELADLGVEAVEVMPVAQTPGSRNWGYDGVDLFATNAHYGGPAGFLRFVDAAHRRGLGVILDVVYNHLGPEGNYLASFGPYFNPAHQTPWGEAVNLDGEHARPVRDFLLANARQWLVDFGLDGLRLDAVHALVDDSEEHFLAELSRHTRAWSEEAGRPLTLIAESDVNQPATVSPIGSMPGATGMGMQWADDVHHGLHAFFTGERQGYYVDFGSAETLAKALTRAFVHDGGWSTFRKKPWGAPTDPHSDLYDGHSFVVFVQDHDQVGNRAIGDRISQGHDAGLQAGAAALYLLGPFTPMIFMGEEWAASTPFPYFCDMGPELGPLVTAGRRQEFAGTGWAGEVPDPEDPATFASARLCWDERGDAGHARMLAWYRRLLELRRDVPELRSADLSLIRVTSPDDDTVVMTRGEFAVIATRAAGATTVDLAGLTGPGAPDVLAGWRPATITGTTVTIDGPGAAVLQAHAAR; encoded by the coding sequence GTGACTCCTCGCGACTACGGGCAGATCAGCGTCTGGGCCCCGAAACCCTCCCGCGTCGACGTGATCCTGGATGGGGAGCGGATCCCCCTGACGAGTGACGGCGACTGGTGGACTCTCGACCGCCAGGCGCGGCCCGGTCAGCGCTACTGGTTCAGCCTGGACGGCGCGGATCCTCGCCCTGATCCCAGATCCCTCCTCCAGCCCGAGGGGGTCCACGGGCCCTCCGAGGTCTTCGACCCCACCGCGACGCCCCGTGCGCCGTGGCCCGGGATGGACCTTCGGGGCCGGGTGCTCTACGAACTCCACGTCGGCGCCTTCACCGAGCAGGGCACCTTCGACGCGGCGATCGGGCATCTGGACGAGTTGGCCGATCTGGGCGTCGAGGCCGTCGAGGTGATGCCGGTGGCCCAGACCCCGGGCTCGCGCAACTGGGGCTACGACGGCGTTGACCTCTTCGCCACCAACGCGCACTACGGCGGCCCGGCGGGCTTCCTGCGCTTCGTCGATGCCGCCCACCGGCGCGGGCTCGGGGTGATCCTCGACGTCGTCTACAACCATCTGGGCCCCGAGGGGAACTACCTGGCCTCCTTCGGGCCCTACTTCAATCCGGCTCACCAGACGCCGTGGGGCGAGGCGGTCAACCTCGACGGCGAGCACGCCCGGCCGGTGCGCGACTTCCTGCTCGCCAATGCCCGCCAGTGGCTGGTCGACTTCGGCCTCGACGGTCTGAGGCTGGACGCCGTCCATGCCCTGGTCGACGATTCCGAGGAGCACTTCCTGGCGGAACTGTCACGCCACACCCGGGCCTGGTCCGAGGAGGCCGGGCGGCCGCTGACCCTCATCGCCGAGTCCGACGTCAATCAGCCGGCCACCGTCTCCCCGATCGGCTCGATGCCGGGCGCGACGGGAATGGGGATGCAGTGGGCCGACGACGTCCACCACGGGCTGCACGCCTTCTTCACCGGCGAGAGGCAGGGCTACTACGTCGACTTCGGGTCCGCGGAGACCCTGGCCAAGGCGCTGACCAGGGCCTTCGTCCACGACGGCGGCTGGTCGACCTTCCGGAAGAAGCCCTGGGGAGCCCCGACCGATCCGCACAGCGACCTGTACGACGGCCACTCCTTCGTGGTCTTCGTCCAGGATCACGACCAGGTAGGCAACCGGGCCATCGGCGACCGGATCAGCCAGGGTCATGACGCCGGCCTGCAGGCCGGCGCGGCGGCGCTGTACCTGCTGGGGCCCTTCACCCCGATGATCTTCATGGGCGAGGAGTGGGCGGCCTCAACCCCCTTCCCCTATTTCTGCGACATGGGACCCGAGCTCGGCCCGCTGGTCACTGCGGGACGCCGCCAGGAGTTCGCCGGCACCGGCTGGGCGGGCGAGGTGCCCGACCCGGAGGATCCGGCCACCTTCGCCTCGGCGAGGCTGTGCTGGGACGAACGAGGGGACGCCGGCCACGCCAGGATGCTGGCCTGGTACCGGCGCCTGCTGGAGCTGCGCCGCGATGTGCCCGAACTGCGGTCGGCCGATCTGTCCCTCATCCGGGTGACATCGCCCGATGACGACACCGTGGTGATGACCCGTGGCGAGTTCGCGGTGATCGCGACCCGGGCGGCCGGCGCCACCACGGTGGATCTCGCCGGTCTGACGGGGCCCGGCGCCCCCGACGTGCTGGCCGGCTGGCGGCCGGCCACGATCACCGGGACCACGGTGACAATCGATGGGCCCGGCGCCGCCGTGCTGCAGGCCCACGCAGCCCGATAG
- a CDS encoding glycosyltransferase has translation MSPTTGSAAMVHWAAEHFAEEHPAFSAKQGLRRWQAALPALGLLLVVVGAVLNWRILIAVVFGLGNVALLVSSGFKVGASLLLPIHRFQLRRIASGERDRRDAALASDRAGAVTAGQDENGQARQDEERVCDADLPVYSILVPVFHEATVVSSIMASFEHLDYPREKLDVLILMEADDVETIAAARAAEPPGWMRLVTVPAGEPRTKPRACNYGLLLCRGEYVVIYDAEDRPEPDQLRRALASFRHDAGRRQGRLGCVQASLNFYNPDYTTC, from the coding sequence ATGAGCCCTACGACCGGGTCCGCGGCAATGGTCCACTGGGCCGCCGAGCACTTCGCCGAGGAGCATCCGGCATTCTCGGCCAAGCAGGGCCTGCGCAGGTGGCAGGCCGCTCTCCCGGCGTTGGGCCTGCTCCTGGTCGTGGTGGGGGCGGTCCTGAACTGGCGGATCCTGATCGCGGTCGTGTTCGGTCTGGGGAATGTGGCCCTGCTCGTCAGTTCCGGGTTCAAGGTGGGAGCTTCGCTCCTGCTCCCGATCCACCGCTTCCAGCTGCGCCGGATCGCCTCGGGTGAGCGTGACAGGCGAGATGCGGCGCTGGCCAGCGATCGCGCCGGCGCCGTGACGGCCGGGCAGGACGAGAACGGGCAGGCCAGGCAGGACGAGGAGCGGGTCTGCGACGCCGACCTTCCGGTCTACTCGATCCTGGTGCCGGTGTTCCATGAGGCGACCGTCGTCTCGAGCATCATGGCCAGCTTCGAGCATCTCGACTATCCCCGCGAGAAGCTCGACGTGCTCATCCTCATGGAGGCCGACGACGTGGAGACGATCGCGGCGGCGCGTGCCGCCGAGCCACCGGGATGGATGAGGCTGGTCACCGTCCCGGCCGGTGAACCGCGCACCAAACCGCGCGCCTGCAACTACGGCCTCCTGCTGTGCCGGGGCGAGTACGTCGTCATCTATGACGCCGAGGATCGCCCCGAGCCCGATCAGCTGCGCCGGGCGCTGGCCAGCTTCCGGCACGACGCCGGCCGGCGGCAGGGCCGGCTCGGCTGCGTGCAGGCGTCGTTGAACTTCTACAACCCTGACTACACAACGTGCTGA